Genomic segment of Desulfovibrio sp.:
GTCCCAGCACGGCATCGCATTTTCTCACAAAGCGGCTGTGCCCGGGCGGGATGCCTAAACTCTGGGTAACCTGGGTGTGCTTATTTGCTGTTTAAAACGCGAAAACGTCACAGGCCTTTTTCCAGCACAATACCTTGCCGGACGATTTTTCTCTCCTGTGCTCAGGACGGACTTATTTTTCGTCCGCTTCGCTGGTGCGCAGAATCCTTCGCAAGGTATCCTTGGTAATGCCAAGCTCTCGGCAAGCGGCGTTCCGATTTCCCAAATTGCGCAGGACGGCCCTTTTGGCAGCGTGGTAGCGCACCTCATCCATGGTGAGGGGGAAATCCTCCGAGGGCGGGCGAATCGCCGGGCGCAGGTTCTTTGGCAGGTGTTCCGGTTCAATGAGTCCGCCGGGGCACAGTATGCAGGCGAACTCGATAATATTTTCCAGCTCCCTGATGTTGCCGGGATAATCATGCCGGATAAGAAGGCGCATCACCTCAGGGGTCACTCCACGGATATCCTTGCCGAGCAGCTGTCGTCTGTGCCTGAGAGAATGTTCGACCAAAAGCGGAATATCCTGGCTTCGCTCCCGAAGCGGGGGCAGGACAAGCTGGACAACGTTCAGCCGGTAGTAGAGGTCGCGCCGGAAAGTGCCCTCTTCAACCATTGCGGCCAGATCCCGATTGGTGGAAGCCACCACCCGCACATCCGCGGGTACGCTCTCCACGCCTCCCAACGGCTCGAAAACCCTCTCCTGCAGGACCCGCAGAATCTTTGACTGCAAAGACAAGGGGAGATCCCCTATCTCGTCTAGCAGCAGTGTGCCGCCCTCGGCCAGTTGAAACCGCCCTGGCTTGTCCTTTCTGGCGTCGGTAAAGGCCCCGGCCTTGTACCCAAAGAGTTCGGATTCCATGAGCTGCTCAGGCAGGGCACCGCAGTTCACCGCCACGAACGGCCCCTTCGAGCGGCTTGAGAGCCTGTGAATCGCCCGCGAAAAGAGCTCCTTCCCCGTGCCAGATTCTCCCAAAAGGAGCACAATTGCGTCACTCTCGGCGATCTGGGGAAGAATCCTCACCAGTTCGGAAAGATGGGGATCACGCGTGCAGAAGTCCTCAGGGGAATGCCAGCCAATGAGCCGGTTGGTTTCTTCGCCCCCGGAAAGATCACGTATGGTCTCAACACCCCCGATTATCTCTCCTTTGTTGTCCTTGAGAGGAGCGGCGCTGACGCTTACCGACACGGTTGCCCCGTCAGGCCGGGTGATGCTCATGATACGGTGGGAAATCTTGCGGTCCTCTTCCATGCAGGGACGCAAGATGCAGACTTCCTTGCAATTCTTCGTCTGAAAAACATCCCAGCACTTCCGGCCCAAGGCATCCTCCTGCTTTATGCCGGAGATGGCCTCGGCCGATCGATTAAAGAAGGTGACCGTCAAGTCGCGATCGATGGTAAAGACGCCATCCGCCACACTGTCCATGATGAACGAGCACATGGACGTGCAGGGAAATGGCTTCCCGTTGCTTTTCATACCGCCCCTTTCGACCCCCGAATCCCACGCTGCGAAAAGAATCTACCCCGCCCACCTGCCCCGGTCAACGAAGCGGACGTATTTTTCTTCCGCCCCCACTTGTCCACCCGTCCACTTCGTCACAACATGCTATAATTAAACACTATGTCATTGTGGCCCGCTTTATGCTTTTTTTCACAAGCAGGGCGCGGGCACGCCCTGGAAACCCTTGGGTTGCTGGGCAGCACCCATAGACACACGAGGAGGAAGGGACATGACACTCTCCCTGACTATTACAGGGCGCAGGTGCGACCTCGCACTGCACCCGGTTTCGGCAAAGACCGTGGAACGAATTCAGGCATTGGGCCGCAAGTTTTACACGAAGAAGTATATTCATTGGTGGCGCAGCGGAAACACCAGCACCTGCGGCATGAAGTTCGACGACGAATGCGTCATAAAGGTCGAACTCGACGGCAAGAACATCCCCTTAGACACTTCGGCCATCCCGGAGTCCGCCGTCCTCTTACGCCGTCGACACTACCTGGAGAGCAATGCAAGGTACCTGGCGCTTCTGGGTTATGACGACGAGTACTGCCACATGGTCTGGACCTGGAACAACGTCGAGAACTTCGATCCCGCCAAGTTCGATTTCTTCGTCCATCGTTGGGACCGCATCCTGGGAACCAAGGATTTTCTGATCCTCGATGATGTCCGCTATGGCGAGGCCTTTGCCGACGAGCAGGATTGGGGCGGAAGTTGCGGTTTCAGCCTGGTCGATCCCAGAATCATCGACCTCGACGAAGTTCGCCGGGAACTCGGCATCACCGCTCCCACTCCGGCAGCGGCCAAGAAGCCTGCGAAAAAGCCCGTGCCTTTAAAGACGCCAGAACCCGAGGTTCAACCCGATGTGGTTGCGGCAGCAGTAAACTCCCCCACTCCGGCCTGCGACGTCGGCACCGCACCGCTCACAATAGCTGTGTCCAACCCCAATGCGGTGGGCCTGCATGGATGCACCACGTGCAAGCAGTCCATCCGCGTTGAGTTGCGCATTAAGGACGACGTGATTGAAGAGGCCGGAGGAGTGGCCGCTGGCTGCGACTATAGCAAGCAGTGCCTTGCCGCCCTTACATCCTTGATAAACGGCAAGTCCGTGTACGACTGCTACACCCTGAGCAACGAGGATCTTCGTCCCCGCCTGCCGAAGGTGTACCCGAAGCTCGACTGCGACACCTTCACTGTAGGCGCTCTGAAGATAGCCCTGCGCGACTGGGAAAAGAGATCCGCTGCGTAACGCACTCTCGTACGAACTGGGCGTCTGCCGTTAAGGCGGGCGCC
This window contains:
- a CDS encoding iron-sulfur cluster assembly scaffold protein codes for the protein MTLSLTITGRRCDLALHPVSAKTVERIQALGRKFYTKKYIHWWRSGNTSTCGMKFDDECVIKVELDGKNIPLDTSAIPESAVLLRRRHYLESNARYLALLGYDDEYCHMVWTWNNVENFDPAKFDFFVHRWDRILGTKDFLILDDVRYGEAFADEQDWGGSCGFSLVDPRIIDLDEVRRELGITAPTPAAAKKPAKKPVPLKTPEPEVQPDVVAAAVNSPTPACDVGTAPLTIAVSNPNAVGLHGCTTCKQSIRVELRIKDDVIEEAGGVAAGCDYSKQCLAALTSLINGKSVYDCYTLSNEDLRPRLPKVYPKLDCDTFTVGALKIALRDWEKRSAA
- a CDS encoding sigma 54-interacting transcriptional regulator; amino-acid sequence: MKSNGKPFPCTSMCSFIMDSVADGVFTIDRDLTVTFFNRSAEAISGIKQEDALGRKCWDVFQTKNCKEVCILRPCMEEDRKISHRIMSITRPDGATVSVSVSAAPLKDNKGEIIGGVETIRDLSGGEETNRLIGWHSPEDFCTRDPHLSELVRILPQIAESDAIVLLLGESGTGKELFSRAIHRLSSRSKGPFVAVNCGALPEQLMESELFGYKAGAFTDARKDKPGRFQLAEGGTLLLDEIGDLPLSLQSKILRVLQERVFEPLGGVESVPADVRVVASTNRDLAAMVEEGTFRRDLYYRLNVVQLVLPPLRERSQDIPLLVEHSLRHRRQLLGKDIRGVTPEVMRLLIRHDYPGNIRELENIIEFACILCPGGLIEPEHLPKNLRPAIRPPSEDFPLTMDEVRYHAAKRAVLRNLGNRNAACRELGITKDTLRRILRTSEADEK